GCCCTCATAGAAACTGTGGAACTGTATGCCGATAGGAGTATACAGATCAATTTTAAGTTTAAAGACGAATATGAGGAATTACTTGATTATCTTAACACTATAGAAGATGAGGTGAAGCCTGATGAACAAGAATGTCTCAGTAGCTATGTACATTAGGCTTTCCAATGAGGATGCGGACATTTCAAAAAATGATGCAAAAATTGAAAGCAACAGCGTTAGTAATCAGCGTGATCTGTTGATGGATTTTATAAGTCGCCATCCTGATTTGGCAGATTCAAACATCTTGGAGTTTTGCGATGACGGCTACAGCGGTACGAATTTTGAACGTCCGGCAGTACAGCAGTTGTTAACCAAAGTAAGGCAAGGAGAAATTAACTGTATTGTGGTAAAAGATTTTTCACGATTTGGCAGAAACTACTTGGAGTTAGGGGATTATCTGGAGCAAGTATTTCCGTTTTTAGGAGTTCGATTTATATCTGTAAATGACGGATATGACAGTGCAAAAGATAATGGTATAACGGCAGGCCTTGATATTGGGTTGAAGAACCTTATCTACGACCTTTACAGTAAAGACCTATCAAAGAAAGTAAAGACAGCTAAAACAGCTAAAATGAAAAAGGGCGAGTATATTGGTTCTTTCGCTCCATTTGGGTATCTCAAAGCGAAGGATAAGAAAAATGCAATTGTTGTTGATGAGGAAGCTGCAGTTGTTGTTAAGCGAATCTTTCAATTGGCAGCCGAGGGGAACAATACAAGTGCGATCGCTAAAATACTCAATGCAGATGGAGTACCTTCACCTGCAAGGCACTACCAAAAAAATCATAATAACAAAAAGTGGAGAAAAGCCAAAGGAGATTTGGTTTGGCAAACTATGGCTGTCTTAAAAATCCTTAAAGATGAAACTTACACAGGAAAGACAATCAACCATAAGAGGGAAAAGCCTGACGTTAACAGTATGAGTACGGTGGCTGTTCCGAGGGAACAATGGATAGTGGTTCCAGATACGCATGAGGCTATAATAAGCGAAGAATTGTATTTGGAAGCTCAGAAGGTGATTCGTAAGATATCCAAACGTAAAGAGTACAAGATTGATAATACAAGAGTTCTTTATGGTAAAGTAAAATGCGGTATTTGTAAGAAGAACCTTCAACGCTCACATACAAAGGTGCCTTATTATATTTGTAAGAGCAACTATTTTGATGAAAACAGCCTTTGCTATCATGGAAGAACAGAGGAGCCAATGATTCTGGAAGTGCTATTGGAAGCAATACGGCAACAGGCTCAAATAGCCAACAAAGCAGAAAAGCTTGTACTTAAGGAAAAAGAAAAATCAGAAAGTGAAGTGGCTGATTTATTACAATCTGCAAGGAAAGCTCAGCAACATCTTGAAAGGCTAAATGCTTTAAAAATTGAAGAGTATGAGAAATATTTGGATGGGAAGATCGGAAAAGATGACTATCTGAAGCAGAGAGAAATGTACAATCAAGAGATTGAACAAACATCCTCGCAGATTAGCAAACTGGAAGCCGATTACGAACTTCAAAAACTAAAGAATAAGGAGTCGGAAAACCAATTTATCGAACACTTCAAAAGAAAACAGGAAATCAAAGAACTAAGCAGGGATTTAGTGAAAGAACTTGTTGATTCAATATACGTGTTCGGTGAAAATCAGATTGAGATTGTGTGGAACTTTGCTGATGATTATAAAAAAATATTGGAGATGTTATAATGAAGAAAGTATGGATCTACAGCAGGATTGCTAATGCTGAAAATTTAAATGATGTTTATCTGATTGGGCAAGAAAGATCGTTAAAGAAATTGGCCGAGCAACATTGTTTTAGCATAGTTGGATATTCAAAAGATATTGGCAGTGGGCTGAATCTCAATAGGAAAGGACTCAAGGAAATTGAGAATGCCATATCTGTAAATGCGATTGATACCGTTATTGTAAAAGATATGAGCAGGATTGGCAGAAATGTTTTTGATGTTCTTTCTCTTTTAAGAGAATGGAAGGAGCAAGGTATTGAATTGCTTACGGCAGATGAATTATAGAAATATCAATAAACCAAAGCAAAGGACGGATGATTCTTAATAATCTTAAACCGGGTGGTTTCGTTGAAGAAATCGCTCGGTTCTATTTTTTTATGTGAAAAATTTAAAAATTTTTTAGTTTTTACTTGACACAGGCTGATGAATGTCATCATGTTTCGGCCTTCAGATTTGAACAGATATTGAAAAACGTAAATGCTAAATATGTTTATGGACTAAGTGCGACGCCAACTCGAAAAGACGGACATCACCCAATTGTATTTATGCAATGTGGTCCAATCCGCTATAAGGATGACGCGAAAAAGCAGGCTCAGAAAAGGCCTTTTGAGCATTATATCTTACCAAGATTTACTTCCATGAGAGTTCCATTGGATGAGAATGAAAAGGAAGTTACTATTCAGGAACTATATACTGAAATAGTAAATAATGAAACCAGGAATAACCTAATTGTCGACGATGTAGTTAAAAGTTATGATAACGGCAGAAACTGTATTATATTAACAGAAAGAACTTCCCATGTCCAGTTACTGGCAAAGAAACTTGGTCAAAGAATCCCTGAGGTAATACCTCTTACCGGCGGGATGGGTACAAAGAAAACTAGAGAGATATTTGCAAAAATAGCTGATACACCACCAACTAAACAATAGGAAGGTTGCATAGACTATTTGAGAATAAGAACGAGGTCCAAATATATGATTATGTAGATATTCATGTGAGAATGCTTGAGAGAATGTATAGTAAAAGACTCAATGGGTATTCAGCAATTGGCTATAAAGCTAAAGGGGAAACAAATATTCCTGACTTAAGTAATATCATCAATATCATCTTTGACCAAAGGAATTTTTTGCCAGCTTACAAAGAAGATATTACTAACGCTGTCGATGAAATTATAATCGCAAGTCCATATGTGTCAAAGAAGCATGTAGAAAATCTTAAATATTTACAATCTACTTTAAGCAGGAATGTTAATGTAACAGTTGTCACCAGATCATTTCAAGAATTAAACGGAAAGAATAGAGCAGTAATAGAGAAGACAATAGGCTTTCTTAAAGCCGCAGGAATTAATGTAGT
Above is a window of Desulfitibacter alkalitolerans DSM 16504 DNA encoding:
- a CDS encoding DEAD/DEAH box helicase; this translates as MKNVNAKYVYGLSATPTRKDGHHPIVFMQCGPIRYKDDAKKQAQKRPFEHYILPRFTSMRVPLDENEKEVTIQELYTEIVNNETRNNLIVDDVVKSYDNGRNCIILTERTSHVQLLAKKLGQRIPEVIPLTGGMGTKKTREIFAKIADTPPTKQ
- a CDS encoding phospholipase D-like domain-containing protein translates to MHRLFENKNEVQIYDYVDIHVRMLERMYSKRLNGYSAIGYKAKGETNIPDLSNIINIIFDQRNFLPAYKEDITNAVDEIIIASPYVSKKHVENLKYLQSTLSRNVNVTVVTRSFQELNGKNRAVIEKTIGFLKAAGINVVCEPNLFQKFAVIDKRIVWYGSINLLCFGKTEESIMRLESPYIASELLECTKK
- a CDS encoding recombinase family protein, with protein sequence MNKNVSVAMYIRLSNEDADISKNDAKIESNSVSNQRDLLMDFISRHPDLADSNILEFCDDGYSGTNFERPAVQQLLTKVRQGEINCIVVKDFSRFGRNYLELGDYLEQVFPFLGVRFISVNDGYDSAKDNGITAGLDIGLKNLIYDLYSKDLSKKVKTAKTAKMKKGEYIGSFAPFGYLKAKDKKNAIVVDEEAAVVVKRIFQLAAEGNNTSAIAKILNADGVPSPARHYQKNHNNKKWRKAKGDLVWQTMAVLKILKDETYTGKTINHKREKPDVNSMSTVAVPREQWIVVPDTHEAIISEELYLEAQKVIRKISKRKEYKIDNTRVLYGKVKCGICKKNLQRSHTKVPYYICKSNYFDENSLCYHGRTEEPMILEVLLEAIRQQAQIANKAEKLVLKEKEKSESEVADLLQSARKAQQHLERLNALKIEEYEKYLDGKIGKDDYLKQREMYNQEIEQTSSQISKLEADYELQKLKNKESENQFIEHFKRKQEIKELSRDLVKELVDSIYVFGENQIEIVWNFADDYKKILEML
- a CDS encoding recombinase family protein, which encodes MKKVWIYSRIANAENLNDVYLIGQERSLKKLAEQHCFSIVGYSKDIGSGLNLNRKGLKEIENAISVNAIDTVIVKDMSRIGRNVFDVLSLLREWKEQGIELLTADEL